The following are from one region of the Edwardsiella tarda ATCC 15947 = NBRC 105688 genome:
- a CDS encoding bifunctional 4-hydroxy-2-oxoglutarate aldolase/2-dehydro-3-deoxy-phosphogluconate aldolase, which translates to MNNWKVSAESILTAGPVVPVIVINQLEQAVPLAKALVAGGVRVLEVTLRTDCALEAIRLIAQEVPEAIVGAGTVTNAEQLRQVTEAGAQFAISPGLTEGLLQAATAGSIPLIPGISTVSELMQGMDYGLKEFKFFPAEANGGVKALQAIAGPFSHIRFCPTGGISPSNYRDYLALKSVLCIGGSWLIPADALASGDYARITELARQAVMGAKD; encoded by the coding sequence ATGAACAACTGGAAAGTGAGTGCGGAATCCATTCTGACCGCCGGCCCCGTCGTGCCGGTCATCGTGATCAACCAGCTGGAGCAGGCGGTGCCCTTGGCGAAGGCGCTGGTCGCCGGTGGGGTACGCGTACTGGAAGTGACGCTGCGTACCGACTGCGCGCTGGAGGCGATCCGCCTGATCGCGCAGGAAGTCCCGGAGGCTATCGTCGGTGCCGGGACCGTGACTAACGCCGAGCAGCTGCGCCAAGTGACCGAGGCTGGCGCTCAGTTCGCCATCAGCCCGGGTCTGACCGAGGGGCTGTTGCAGGCGGCGACGGCGGGTTCGATTCCGTTGATTCCGGGTATCAGCACGGTATCCGAGTTGATGCAGGGGATGGATTACGGCCTGAAAGAGTTCAAATTCTTCCCAGCGGAGGCCAACGGTGGGGTGAAGGCGCTGCAGGCTATCGCCGGGCCGTTCTCTCACATCCGTTTCTGCCCGACGGGTGGCATCTCGCCGAGCAACTACCGGGATTACCTGGCGCTGAAGAGCGTGCTGTGCATCGGTGGTTCTTGGCTGATCCCGGCGGACGCGTTAGCGAGCGGTGACTACGCGCGCATTACCGAGCTGGCCCGTCAGGCTGTGATGGGCGCCAAGGATTAA
- the edd gene encoding phosphogluconate dehydratase, with the protein MNPTVERVTQRIIERSRAARTAYLAKIERARSKRVQRAQLACGNLAHGFAACTQQDKATLKSMTQSDIAIITAYNDMLSAHQPYESYPQQIKAALHQVGAVGQVAGGVPAMCDGVTQGQDGMELSLMSREVIAMSAAVGLSHNMFDGALYLGVCDKIVPGLFMAAMSFGHLPTLFVPAGPMASGLPNKEKVRIRQLFAEGKVGREALLESEAASYHAPGTCTFYGTANSNQMVMEVMGMHLPGSSFVQPDTALRHALTDAAARQVTRMTESSGNYLPIGRMVDERVVVNGIVALLATGGSTNLTMHLVAMARAAGIIINWDDFSELSEVVPLLCRIYPNGPADINHFQAAGGVAVLVRELLKGGLLHEAVETVAGHGLSRYTQEPFLEDGQLVYRPGAEQSFDSEVIASIEAPFAPHGGTKVLAGNLGRAVMKTSAVPEANQIIEAPAVVFESQHDVLPAFEAGKLDRDCVVVVRYQGPRAIGMPELHKLMPPLGVLMDRGLKVALVTDGRLSGASGKVPSAIHVTPEAYAGGLLAKVRDGDRVRVDGRNGTLTLLVDEAELAARSEARPDLSALHDGSGRELFHPLREQLSGAEEGASCIPFYQA; encoded by the coding sequence ATGAATCCAACCGTAGAACGTGTTACCCAACGCATTATTGAACGCTCACGCGCCGCGCGTACGGCCTATCTGGCCAAGATCGAGCGCGCACGCAGCAAGCGGGTACAGCGCGCCCAGTTGGCGTGCGGTAACCTGGCGCACGGCTTCGCCGCCTGCACCCAGCAGGACAAGGCGACGCTGAAGAGCATGACCCAGAGCGATATCGCGATCATCACCGCCTATAACGATATGCTCTCCGCCCACCAGCCCTATGAAAGCTACCCCCAGCAGATCAAGGCGGCGTTGCATCAGGTCGGCGCGGTCGGCCAGGTCGCAGGCGGCGTGCCGGCGATGTGCGACGGGGTGACTCAGGGGCAGGACGGCATGGAGCTGTCGCTGATGAGTCGCGAGGTGATTGCCATGTCCGCCGCGGTCGGGCTGTCACACAACATGTTCGACGGCGCGCTCTACCTGGGGGTCTGCGACAAGATCGTTCCGGGGCTGTTTATGGCGGCGATGTCTTTCGGTCATCTGCCGACCCTGTTCGTACCGGCCGGGCCAATGGCCAGCGGCCTGCCGAATAAGGAGAAGGTGCGCATCCGCCAACTGTTCGCCGAGGGTAAGGTCGGGCGTGAGGCGTTGCTGGAGTCGGAAGCCGCCTCCTACCATGCGCCGGGTACCTGTACCTTCTACGGAACCGCCAACTCTAACCAGATGGTGATGGAGGTGATGGGGATGCATCTGCCGGGCTCCTCCTTCGTCCAGCCGGATACCGCGCTACGCCACGCCCTGACCGATGCGGCGGCTCGCCAGGTGACGCGCATGACGGAGAGCAGCGGTAACTACCTGCCGATCGGCCGGATGGTGGATGAGCGTGTGGTGGTTAACGGTATCGTGGCCCTGCTGGCGACCGGCGGATCCACCAACCTGACCATGCACCTGGTGGCGATGGCGCGCGCCGCGGGCATCATCATCAACTGGGATGACTTCTCCGAACTTTCCGAGGTGGTGCCGCTATTGTGCCGCATCTACCCGAACGGTCCGGCCGACATCAACCACTTCCAGGCGGCGGGCGGTGTCGCCGTGCTGGTGCGTGAACTGCTTAAGGGCGGATTGCTGCATGAAGCGGTCGAGACCGTCGCGGGCCATGGCCTGAGCCGTTATACCCAGGAGCCGTTCCTGGAGGATGGTCAGTTGGTCTATCGCCCCGGTGCCGAGCAGTCGTTCGATTCCGAGGTGATCGCCAGCATCGAGGCGCCCTTCGCCCCTCACGGTGGCACCAAGGTATTGGCCGGTAACTTGGGACGTGCGGTGATGAAGACCTCGGCGGTGCCGGAGGCGAACCAGATCATCGAGGCCCCGGCAGTGGTATTCGAAAGCCAGCACGATGTGCTACCCGCCTTCGAGGCCGGCAAGCTGGATCGCGACTGCGTGGTGGTGGTGCGCTACCAGGGGCCGCGTGCCATCGGCATGCCGGAATTGCATAAGCTGATGCCGCCGCTGGGCGTCTTGATGGATCGCGGCTTGAAGGTGGCGTTGGTGACGGACGGTCGTCTCTCCGGCGCCTCCGGTAAGGTTCCGTCCGCCATTCACGTGACACCGGAAGCCTACGCCGGTGGCCTGCTGGCCAAGGTGCGCGACGGTGACCGGGTGCGCGTCGATGGGCGTAATGGGACCTTGACCCTGCTGGTTGACGAGGCCGAGCTGGCGGCGCGTAGCGAGGCGCGGCCGGATCTCTCGGCGTTGCACGATGGCTCGGGGCGTGAGCTGTTCCATCCGTTGCGCGAACAGCTGTCCGGCGCCGAAGAGGGCGCCAGCTGCATCCCCTTTTATCAGGCTTAA
- the pgl gene encoding 6-phosphogluconolactonase, with protein MVTFNEVQGAQALNEQLADDIAARLRQGIAARGQASLVVSGGRTPLGLFACLSQQALDWSRVTITLADERWVAPQDEASNERLVREHLLQGAASAARFIGLKNDAATPFVGAAASEAALAAVPRPFDVVILGMGDDGHTASLFPGAENLFPALAMDSGRVCMGMTPLTAPLDRITLTLPALLDSRQIYLHLVGDTKRQVYLQAVGGVEVNEMPIRAVLQQSRTPVDVYWTA; from the coding sequence ATGGTAACCTTTAACGAAGTACAGGGCGCGCAGGCGCTGAACGAACAATTGGCTGACGACATCGCCGCACGCCTACGTCAGGGGATCGCCGCTCGCGGCCAAGCCAGCCTGGTGGTCTCCGGCGGGCGTACCCCGCTGGGGCTGTTCGCCTGCCTATCGCAGCAGGCGCTCGATTGGTCACGGGTGACGATTACCCTGGCCGACGAACGCTGGGTCGCCCCGCAGGATGAGGCCAGCAACGAGCGTCTGGTGCGGGAGCACCTGTTACAGGGGGCGGCCTCGGCAGCGCGTTTCATCGGGCTGAAGAACGACGCCGCGACACCGTTCGTCGGCGCGGCCGCCAGCGAGGCGGCCCTGGCGGCGGTACCGCGTCCTTTCGACGTGGTGATCCTGGGTATGGGGGACGATGGCCATACCGCATCACTTTTCCCCGGAGCAGAGAATCTGTTTCCGGCTCTCGCGATGGACTCCGGTCGCGTGTGTATGGGGATGACTCCCCTCACGGCGCCGCTCGATCGCATAACCCTCACACTCCCGGCGCTGCTGGACAGCCGGCAGATTTACCTGCACCTGGTGGGCGACACCAAGCGACAGGTCTATCTGCAGGCGGTCGGCGGTGTGGAGGTGAATGAGATGCCGATCCGCGCCGTACTCCAACAGAGTCGGACGCCGGTCGACGTCTACTGGACGGCATGA